CGCCGCGCGACTGGTGCGCCGGCGGTGTCCTGGGCGCTGTTCCCGCAGCAGGCGGTGACGATCACCGGCGAGACCAAGACCTATGTCTCGTCCGAGCAGGGCCGCCGGCACTTCTGCCCCGATTGCGGTACCAGCCTGTTCTATACCAATGAAGCGATCTTCCCCGGGCTGATCGACGTGCAGAGCGCGACGTTCGAGGATCCTGGCGCGCTGCCGATCCAGGTCGAGGTCCAGACGGCCGAACGGATCGGCTGGATGCCGCCGGTGCACGGAGCGGCGCAGTTCGAGCGCTATCCGGCGGCGCCGGAATAGCGTTCAGCGCAGTTCGGCTGTCCGCTTCCAGGCCGGGCGCGCGGTGACGCGTTCCAGATAGCCGCGGATGTTCGGCAGGCCCGAAAGGTCCAGCCGCTCGGCAAAGCGGGGCAGCAGGTTCATCACGTCGGCGGCGGTGAACTCGTCGCCCGCGAAGTAGGCCGCCTCGCCGAGCCGCGCCTCGACCATGGTCATCACGCGTTCGCTGCGCGTCGGGCTGGGCCCGGCCGGGATGTTCGCGGCATTGGTGAT
The window above is part of the Novosphingobium sp. G106 genome. Proteins encoded here:
- a CDS encoding GFA family protein, with the translated sequence MDAKGSCHCGSVGYAISGEPIYHALCHCSDCRRATGAPAVSWALFPQQAVTITGETKTYVSSEQGRRHFCPDCGTSLFYTNEAIFPGLIDVQSATFEDPGALPIQVEVQTAERIGWMPPVHGAAQFERYPAAPE